Proteins encoded in a region of the Spirochaeta lutea genome:
- a CDS encoding copper-translocating P-type ATPase — MANYAGVAAMIMAFHLTGRYVEESAKGRSSQAIRKLLELGAKTARVIRDNKEVEIPIDQVEIGDIMVIRSGEKVPTDGIILSGQSALDESMATGESMPVNKEEGDEVIGATINQDGLLKVKASKVGKDTFLSQVIKMVEQAQGTKVPIQEFADRVTGIFVPIVIGIAALTVLAWVVFPSLMQPLIEAGTFLPWVNPNLGSLTLAIISMVAVLVIACPCALGLATPTALMVGSGKGAENGILIRSGESIQSLKEVKVVAFDKTGTLTKGKPEVTDVISILGNSDIDILRLAAAVEYASEHPLAKAVVNHARDRGIEKLPEVTDFLTIRGKGVQGNIDNQQVLIGTKRLMVEEGVNVQDIESQISRLESEAKTTMIVASDSKVIGAIAMADTLKEESIEAITALHNQGIKTAMITGDNRRTAEAIAKQVGIDHILAEVLPDGKVDAVKLLQDQFSVVAFVGDGINDAPALTQANIGIAIGTGTDIAIEASDVTLVSGKLGGVVSAIILSTETFKKIKQNLFWAFFYNIVMVPLAIIGWMHPVLAEIAMAVSSISVVSNANRLKNISLSPKKKGGK, encoded by the coding sequence ATAGCAAATTACGCAGGTGTAGCAGCTATGATCATGGCCTTCCACCTGACCGGCCGGTATGTAGAGGAATCAGCAAAGGGCAGGTCGTCACAGGCCATCAGAAAACTACTTGAACTTGGAGCCAAAACAGCACGAGTTATCCGAGACAACAAAGAGGTAGAAATCCCCATTGACCAGGTAGAGATTGGCGACATCATGGTAATCCGATCCGGGGAAAAGGTTCCTACCGACGGTATCATACTATCAGGCCAGAGTGCTCTTGACGAGTCAATGGCCACCGGCGAATCCATGCCAGTTAACAAAGAGGAAGGTGATGAGGTAATTGGTGCCACCATAAACCAGGATGGCCTTCTTAAGGTTAAGGCTAGCAAGGTTGGAAAAGACACCTTCTTGTCGCAAGTAATCAAAATGGTGGAGCAAGCTCAAGGAACAAAGGTACCCATTCAAGAATTTGCTGACCGGGTTACTGGTATATTTGTTCCGATCGTAATCGGTATTGCCGCCCTCACTGTTTTAGCATGGGTAGTGTTTCCATCACTCATGCAACCTCTCATTGAAGCAGGTACATTTTTACCCTGGGTAAACCCAAACCTTGGTAGCTTGACCCTAGCAATAATCTCAATGGTTGCAGTACTAGTAATTGCCTGCCCCTGTGCTCTTGGATTAGCTACCCCCACCGCCCTGATGGTTGGAAGCGGAAAAGGTGCTGAGAATGGAATTCTCATTCGAAGCGGCGAATCCATTCAATCGTTAAAAGAGGTAAAAGTTGTAGCCTTTGATAAAACCGGAACCCTCACCAAAGGCAAACCCGAGGTTACCGATGTTATAAGTATCCTAGGGAATTCAGATATAGACATCCTTCGGCTTGCAGCAGCGGTGGAATATGCAAGCGAACATCCTTTAGCAAAGGCGGTGGTGAACCATGCCAGAGATAGGGGTATTGAGAAATTACCAGAGGTTACCGACTTTCTCACTATCCGCGGAAAGGGTGTCCAGGGGAATATTGATAATCAGCAGGTCCTTATCGGTACCAAACGCCTGATGGTTGAAGAGGGTGTAAATGTACAGGATATAGAATCCCAAATAAGCAGGCTTGAGAGCGAAGCTAAAACCACCATGATAGTGGCATCTGACTCAAAGGTAATTGGCGCCATTGCCATGGCGGACACTCTGAAAGAGGAATCCATCGAAGCCATTACTGCTCTGCATAACCAAGGCATTAAAACTGCGATGATTACTGGCGATAATCGGCGTACCGCTGAGGCAATCGCAAAGCAGGTTGGTATTGATCATATACTTGCCGAGGTATTGCCAGACGGTAAGGTTGATGCAGTAAAGCTACTCCAGGACCAGTTTTCAGTTGTTGCTTTTGTAGGAGATGGAATCAACGATGCTCCAGCCCTAACCCAGGCAAATATCGGAATTGCTATAGGAACAGGGACAGACATTGCAATCGAAGCAAGTGATGTTACCCTGGTAAGCGGGAAGTTAGGAGGAGTTGTTTCTGCAATCATCCTCAGCACCGAAACCTTTAAAAAGATCAAACAAAATCTTTTCTGGGCATTTTTCTACAACATCGTGATGGTTCCCTTGGCAATCATTGGGTGGATGCACCCAGTACTTGCAGAAATTGCTATGGCTGTTTCCTCCATCAGCGTTGTGAGCAATGCTAATAGGCTAAAAAACATTTCATTAAGTCCAAAAAAGAAAGGAGGGAAATAA
- a CDS encoding YHS domain-containing protein, producing the protein MALDPICNMEFEEEKAVATAVYEGKNYYFCSEACKNEFLRTPWKYESKASSKAEESGHSCCS; encoded by the coding sequence ATGGCATTAGATCCAATATGTAATATGGAATTTGAGGAAGAGAAGGCAGTAGCCACCGCTGTATATGAGGGCAAGAATTATTACTTTTGTTCTGAGGCATGTAAAAATGAATTCCTTCGGACCCCCTGGAAATATGAGTCAAAGGCTTCTTCAAAGGCGGAGGAATCCGGGCATTCGTGTTGCAGTTGA